A single window of Aspergillus puulaauensis MK2 DNA, chromosome 5, nearly complete sequence DNA harbors:
- the mrh4 gene encoding ATP-dependent RNA helicase MRH4 (COG:L;~EggNog:ENOG410PIDU;~InterPro:IPR027417,IPR001650,IPR014014,IPR014001, IPR011545;~PFAM:PF04851,PF00270,PF00271;~go_function: GO:0003676 - nucleic acid binding [Evidence IEA];~go_function: GO:0004386 - helicase activity [Evidence IEA];~go_function: GO:0005524 - ATP binding [Evidence IEA]) → MNRLSGLSLPLRPPVCLLCRAQTSLAISPLQGGQAVRAVATGRLRRKARMTLSKDVSKSSLKGRRTDRGRIGLFPNMNQTQARVRDDPRSRSQAALKRSKDSEEKPEKTESPLYKALKMQTALSPVSYGKRTAIKSKIAEVSSFDQFPLLPIVRNSIFSQILPGVTHAVPTPIQRVAIPRLLEDPSTKKRVKKVDDEEPQYAQYLLAAETGSGKTLAYLIPLVDAIKRQEALDVEAEKKEEEKKAQEKEENSRNQAFDLEPELPPPSNAARPRAIILVPTAELVAQVGAKVKAFSHTVKYRSGVISSTLTPRRIKSTLFNPEGIDILVSTPHLLASIAKTDPYVLSRVSHLVLDEADSLMDRSFLPTTTEVISKVAPSLQKLIFCSATIPRSLDTQLRKRYPEITRLTTPNLHAIPRRVQLGVVDIQKDPYRGNRNLACADVIWSIGKAGGESDPGRPNFWTEPTVKKILVFVNEREEADEVAQFLKSKGIDAVSFSRDSGTRKQDEILAEFTEPSVIPTAEEIMLHRKKNRAAKSSIPFVLPEQSNSGPQRHLPNTKVLVTTDIASRGIDTLAVKTVVLYHVPHTTIDFIHRLGRLGRMGKRGRAVVLVGKKDRKDVVKEVREGMFRGQALI, encoded by the coding sequence ATGAACCGGCTCAGTGGGCTGTCGCTACCCCTTCGGCCTCCAGTATGCCTATTATGTCGTGCCCAGACCTCCCTGGCCATTTCTCCCCTGCAGGGAGGTCAGGCTGTTCGCGCGGTGGCCACGGGTCGCCTCCGCCGCAAAGCCCGCATGACACTCTCGAAAGATGTCTCCAAATCGTCGCTCAAAGGACGGCGGACAGATCGCGGTCGAATCGGCCTGTTCCCCAACATGAATCAGACACAGGCGCGCGTCCGGGATGATCCACGGTCGCGGTCTCAAGCCGCATTGAAACGCTCCAAAGACTCCGAAGAAAAACCAGAAAAAACCGAAAGCCCGCTATACAAAGCTCTTAAGATGCAGACTGCCCTGTCGCCTGTCTCCTACGGCAAACGGACAGCAATCAAGAGCAAAATCGCAGAAGTCTCGAGCTTCGACCAATTTCCGCTTCTTCCCATCGTCCGAAATTCGATTTTCTCTCAAATCCTGCCAGGTGTCACCCATGCTGTTCCGACCCCAATCCAGCGCGTTGCAATTCCGAGGCTGCTCGAGGACCCCTCAACGAAGAAACGTGTGAAGAAagttgatgacgaagaaCCTCAATATGCTCAATATCTTCTGGCCGCGGAAACTGGTTCAGGGAAGACACTAGCGTATTTAATCCCTCTGGTCGACGCTATCAAACGCCAGGAGGCtctggatgttgaggctgaaaagaaagaggaggagaagaaagcgcaagagaaggaagagaactCGAGAAACCAGGCGTTTGACCTCGAGCCCGAGCTGCCCCCACCGTCGAATGCTGCGAGGCCTAGGGCAATTATTCTGGTACCCACGGCGGAGTTGGTTGCCCAGGTGGGAGCCAAAGTCAAGGCTTTTTCCCATACGGTCAAGTACAGATCTGGAGTTATATCTTCCACTCTGACGCCTCGTCGGATCAAAAGCACACTCTTCAACCCAGAAGGTATCGATATTCTGGTTTCGACCCCGCATCTCCTAGCCTCAATCGCCAAAACCGATCCTTACGTCTTGAGTCGCGTCAGCCACCTCGTTCTTGATGAAGCCGACTCTCTTATGGATCGTTCATTTTTGCCAACAACGACCGAAGTTATCAGCAAGGTCGCTCCTTCGTTGCAAAAGCTTATCTTCTGCTCGGCCACAATACCGCGCAGTCTTGACACGCAGCTGCGCAAGCGCTACCCCGAAATCACGCGACTAACTACTCCCAATCTACATGCTATTCCTCGACGTGTACAACTGGGTGTGGTCGACATCCAGAAGGATCCCTACCGCGGAAACCGTAACCTCGCCTGCGCCGACGTAATCTGGTCCATCGGCAAAGCAGGAGGGGAGTCCGATCCCGGCCGTCCAAATTTCTGGACCGAGCCGACAGTCAAGAAAATCCTTGTCTTCGTCAATGAGCGCGAGGAGGCCGACGAGGTAGCTCAATTCCTCAAATCAAAGGGTATTGACGCGGTTTCATTCTCTCGGGACTCCGGCACTAGAAAACAAGATGAAATCCTAGCCGAATTCACAGAGCCCTCCGTCATACCCACCGCCGAAGAAATCATGCTTCATCGAAAGAAGAACCGTGCGGCCAAGTCGTCCATTCCCTTCGTGCTGCCTGAGCAGTCGAACAGCGGCCCCCAGCGACACTTGCCCAACACCAAGGTCCTTGTTACAACTGATATCGCGTCGCGAGGTATCGACACCCTGGCCGTGAAAACCGTCGTTCTCTACCACGTCCCGCACACGACAATCGACTTCATCCATCGCCTAGGTCGTCTTGGACGTATGGGCAAGCGCGGTCGTGCGGTCGTGTTGGTCGGTAAGAAAGACCGCAAGGATGTGGTCAAGGAGGTTCGCGAGGGTATGTTCAGAGGCCAGGCTCTGATTTAG